From a region of the Salvelinus fontinalis isolate EN_2023a chromosome 13, ASM2944872v1, whole genome shotgun sequence genome:
- the LOC129868157 gene encoding protein c-ets-1-B-like → MTAVLDIKSALTLMKSEKFDYVDFSDVPLLTPGSREMMSQALRATFSGFTKEQQRLGMPRDPRHWSESQVGQWLLWTVNEFSLKSVDLHCFRMAGVSLCALGKECFLDLAPDFVGDILWEHLEMMQRDVRHFPVNGLMPTFQESRFTYDYFANYGTERAQCILPSDNSEPGFITESYQTLLPTTCEDLLSIKIENGHSTGPLGPKQGDYLTIKQEVVSHDNMCMGHVIRDKIGGQESFESVESLEACERLTQSWGSHSHFCSLQRVASYGSFDSDDYPATLRGHPSKGTFKDYVKERMDLTKDKSVIPAAALAGYTGSGPIQLWQFLLELLTDTSCQSVISWTGDGWEFKLTNPDEVARRWGQRKNKPKMNYEKLSRGLRYYYDKNIIHKTSGKRYVYRFVCDLNGLLGYSAEEIHAMLDIMQDTE, encoded by the exons ATGACGGCCGTTCTTGATATCAAATCAGCGTTAACTTTGATGAAGTCCGAAAAATTCGATT ATGTGGACTTCAGCGACGTGCCCCTGCTCACCCCGGGGAGCAGGGAGATGATGTCACAGGCCCTGAGGGCCACGTTTAGCGGCTTCACCAAGGAGCAACAGAGACTGGGCATGCCCAGAG ACCCCAGGCACTGGTCAGAGAGCCAGGTGGGCCAGTGGCTGCTGTGGACAGTGAACGAGTTCAGCCTGAAGAGCGTGGACCTGCACTGCTTCCGTATGGCCGGGGTAAGTCTCTGTGCCCTGGGGAAGGAGTGCTTCTTGGACCTGGCGCCTGACTTTGTGGGGGACATCCTGTGGGAACACCTGGAGATGATGCAGAGAG ATGTGAGGCATTTCCCCGTCAATGGCTTGATGCCCACATTCCAGGAGTCCCGGTTCACGTATGACTACTTTGCCA ACTATGGTACTGAACGTGCCCAGTGCATCCTTCCATCGGACAACTCGGAGCCAGGCTTCATCACAGAGTCCTATCAGACACTTCTACCAACCACCTGTGAGGACCTGCTGTCAATCAAGATTGAGAACGGACATTCTACTGGCCCACTGGGTCCTAAGCAGGGGGACTACCTCACCatcaaacaggaagtggtctcccaTGACAACATGTGCATGGGGCATGTCATTCGAG ATAAAATTGGGGGCCAAGAATCCTTCGAGAGTGTGGAGAGCCTAGAGGCTTGTGAGCGTCTCACCCAGTCCTGGGGCAGCCACTCCCACTTCTGCAGCCTGCAGCGTGTAGCCTCATACGGCAGCTTTGACTCTGACGACTACCCGGCCACGCTGCGAGGCCACCCATCCAAAGGCACCTTCAAAGACTATGTGAAGGAGCGCATGGACCTGACCAAAGACAAGTCTGTCATACCGGCAGCGGCTCTTGCGGGatacacag GAAGTGGTCCGATCCAGCTGTGGCAATTTCTGTTGGAGCTTTTGACCGACACTTCCTGTCAGTCGGTCATCAGCTGGACGGGAGATGGCTGGGAATTCAAATTGACCAATCCCGATGAG GTGGCTAGGCGCTGGGGCCAGAGGAAGAACAAGCCCAAGATGAACTATGAAAAGCTGAGCCGCGGCCTGCGATACTACTACGACAAGAACATAATCCACAAGACGTCTGGCAAGCGATATGTCTACCGCTTTGTCTGCGACCTGAACGGCCTTCTGGGATACAGCGCAGAGGAGATTCACGCCATGCTTGACATTATGCAGGACACAGAGTGA